The following nucleotide sequence is from Tolumonas lignilytica.
TGGAACCATGACCTTAAAAGCTGCATTTATTTTTGTTTCCGCACAGGCCGTTCCGGAAACACATCGTGCACTCGTGAATACTGGCGATGTCGAAGTCACCACCATTGCCGTGAAAAACTACGCACAAGCTGAAGCGGTTGCTAAATCACTGCTGGCAGAAGGCATCATTGCCATTGAATTGTGTGCCGGTTTTGGCACAGAAGGATTAGCCCGTATCAAACAGGCCGTACA
It contains:
- a CDS encoding DUF6506 family protein; amino-acid sequence: MTLKAAFIFVSAQAVPETHRALVNTGDVEVTTIAVKNYAQAEAVAKSLLAEGIIAIELCAGFGTEGLARIKQAVQNKIAVGAVRFDFHPGLGFKSGDELFR